A region of the Pseudarthrobacter oxydans genome:
AAAGAAGGCCTCCTCACCGTTGTACTGACGGTCAGGAGGCCTTCTGCTTGCCGGAATCAACTGCTGCGGAACAGTGTGCCCAATTGGTCCGAGTGCACAGACCGGCCAGCGAGCCGCAATCCATACCAAGCAGTCACTTGATTGGCGGTCAGAACGGTCTTTCCAAGGACTGACTCCAGCTCGTTGAGCCAGCGAACGGTATGAAGGGCTGTGTCCGGGATCAGGACTGCTTCGGCGTCAGGGGCGTTCGCGCTCCGGGCGAGCTCGATCACCCCGTCATGGTCAAGCTCGCCGGCGTCCTCGCCCGAGGCGATGTCATGAGAGGCAAGGTCCAGGACCTGGATGTCCTGATGACCGAGAAGCTTCACGAAGTGGCGGGAAACGTCATCGGGATAGGTCGCAGAAATGGAGACCCTGGAGATGCCCAGGTGCTTCAATGCCGCCGCAAAGGCCAACGAAGTGGAGGACGTCGGAACATCGATGACGTCCTGAATTTCGCGCACCTGCTGATGCGCGCCCTCCCAGCCGAAAACGAAGCTGCCAGAGGTGCATGCCCACATGACAGCATCGGGACTGTACTTGCGCGAGATCTCACTGGCGCCCTCCAACAGCCGTTCAGGCTTGCCAAGGTCCAGCAGGGCCTGGACCTCGTGGGTGGTAATTTCATCGGGTCCGCCCACAGAGGTATGGACCACAGGAAGATGGACGTCCTTACCGAGGACCGATTCAAGGTAAGGGTATTCATCTTCGGCGCTGTGACCCGGGTAAAGCATTCCAACGGTTGTCATCGTGTCTCCTCGTAGCGCATCAGGGGCAGAAGGTGTGTCCATCACTGCACGAATAGCATACGTTCGATTGTCTACAATCGGAAGATATTGCGCTACGGTCTGAACCAGGCGCTCCTTACTTCGCTGCACGCGGAGTAAAATGTTAAATTGTCAACTATAAGACATGGGTACGCATCAGCGAATCCACTGATGACTCTAGCCAGAAGTCTGGTGGAGTTCACTGCAGCAAGGGATGGAGAGCCGAATGAAAAGGGGAGCCCTGGACCCGGTCGTGCAGGAGTCCACGCCGGCAATTATTGCCCGTCGGATCCGTGAGGCAATTGCCCGTGGCGATTTCGCTCCCGGCATTCAACTTGGTGAAGCCGAGCTCGCCAAGGAACTGGGAGTCAGCCGGGGCCCCCTGCGGGAGGCCATGCAGCGGCTCACGCAGGAAGGACTACTGGTCAGCCACAGGAACAGGGGTCTCTTTGTCGTAACCATGGACGAGGACGATTTCCGGGATGTGTACTTGGCCCGAACCGCAGTTGAGGCCGCCGCCATCAGCCGCGTGGCCAGCACGAATCCTGAGGGCAATGCGGCCAAGCTAATGGAAGCAGTGCACGCCATGGAGGACACGGCGGATTCCCCCAACAGCGAAGCCATGACCGAAGCGGACATGAGCTTCCATGCCCTCCTGGTTGAACTTGCCGGCAGTCCCCGCCTCAAGAGGATGCACGACACTCTCCTGACTGAGACGCGGATGTGCCTTAATGCCCTGAAAAGTACCTACCATACGGCTGATCGGCGCATCGCTGAGCATAAGGGCATCGCGGAGGCCATCTCCCGGGGGGATGCAGACCTTGCCGAAAAGCTCATGGCGGAGCACATGGACGACGCGCTGATGCGGCTGATCCCCTAGGCGTTCTCCAGGCCTCCCGACATTTCCCTGAAAGTACGCGCCGCCTCTTGAGGTGAGCAAACACCAAGGGTCTGAGTTCTCTACTGAACCGGCTTGAGACGTTTGGCAAGAACACCTTCTGGGGCAATCCTGCAGCAGTGAGTGGGTTCAAATGTTGCTTGCCGGACAGCTGTTGGATGAGCCGGCGGCGGTTACGTCATGCAGTTTGCTGTCGTGGTTGCTGGCGACACTGTAAAGGAATGTTCATGGCTTCCGCTTGCGGACCGGGCAAGGCCTGAGACTTCCAGCAGAACTCGGAAGGGAAAGCCACCCTTGAAAGCGACCAGGACCCGTACCTTCACCGTGGCTTTGTGCCCTCCAGCCCGTAATGCCCAAGCCGCACCCCCTTCCGCCCACAATGGTCCTGTCTCCTGATGCAGACGTTCCAGCTCGGGACTCCTCAGGGTGGCGGGCGGCGCGCTTCTTGGATCTGCCTCTTGCTTAGACCGCAACACGTCCGCGCCGTCCCGCGAACGAATACACGGATCCCTCGTCATGAGCAGGGCGAGGATAAGCCGGCTTCGCCCGGCGATATCCGGGGCAAGTTCCCCGGCAGCAACCGTCATAACCAGTACGAGCACGAGCTCGAGTAAGTACGACTAACTTGTCCGCTCACTCGCACTGGCCTCGCTACCATCCTCGTCCGCGATCCCCTTCTGAAATACGCTAACGCCGCGTTTCCGTTGAACCACCGCGACCGCGGGCACGTCCTCGAAATCTCCTATTGTCAACAATGGGACATTAGGGGTAGTGTGATGAGCGATACATTTGCTCTCTATCGAGGATTGTCATGTCTAACGCACAACCACACGGGGCCGGCAACGGCGCCGGCGCGGGGTTCACAGGTCCAGACGAAACGTCCCGGGAAGGCAAGAAGGTACTTCACCGGGCCATCGGGGCCTCAGCTATGGGCAACGCCACCGAATGGTTTGATTACGGCGTCTATGCAGTAGCAGCAACCTACATAACTGCCAATTTTTTCCCGGGCGAAGGCGCTATGGGAACAGTATGGACGCTGGCCACCTTCGCACTGTCGTTCCTGGTACGTCCCCTTGGTGGGCTGTTCTGGGGTCCCTTGGGAGACCGAATCGGACGCAAACGGGTCCTGGCGCTGACCATCATCCTGATGGCAGGTTCAACGTTCGCGATCGGACTTCTGCCGACTCATTCGATGGCTGGCTGGCTGGCCCCGGCCCTGTTGATTTTGTTGCGCATGCTCCAAGGCTTTTCCACCGGCGGTGAATACGGCGGCGCTGCTACATTTATGGCCGAATACGCACCGGACAAGAAGCGCGGCTTCTACGGAAGCTTCCTCGAGTTCGGCACTTTGGGCGGTTTCGCCCTGGGCTCTCTTATTGTCCTGCTCTGCAGCCTCATCTTGGGCAACGACGCCATGACCGAATGGGGCTGGCGGCTGCCGTTCCTTATTGCAGGCCCAATGGGAATCATCGGCATGTACCTGCGGAACAAGCTTGAAGACACTCCAGTCTTCCGTGAACTAGAGGCCAGCGGCGAGCTGGAACCGGCCACCAGCACTGCCCTGAAAGACCTGATCCGCAACTACTGGCGTCCAATGCTGATCATGGCCGGCCTTGTCATTCCGCTGAACTTGGTCAACTACACCCTGCTCACGTACATGCCCACCTACCTTGAGGGAACGGTGGGTATGGATGCCAATACTGTGCTGACCCTGATGTTTGTCGGTCAATTGGCCATGATGCTTATGATCCCCTTGGCCGGTGCCCGCTCAGACAAGATCGGGCGTAAGCCGATGTGGTTCTTCTCGCTGACAGGTCTGTTCGTCCTAGCCATCCCCATGTACATGATCATGGCCAATGGCTTCTGGTTTGCGATGCTTGGCTTCGCCGTCCTGGGCCTGTTGTATCTTCCGCAACTGGCCACCATCTCGGCCACCTTCCCGGCAATGTTCCCCACCCAGGTGCGCTACGCCGGCTTCGCCATCACCTACAACGTCAGCACGGCCCTCTTTGGTGGAACTGCCCCCATGGTCAACGAACTCCTGATCAATGCCACAGGGAACGTTCTGATGCCAGCGTTCTACATGATGGCCGCCTGCCTGGTGGGCCTCGTGGCCGTCTGGAAGATGCCGGAGACCGCCGGAACATCGTTGCGGAACATGAAAATTCCCGGGATCAAAAAAGTGCACATCCCGCGCCGGCTGGAAGGGTAGTCCACTCACGACCGGGCAGGCTTTTAGAAAGCCCCCGTTAGTTCCTGAACCAGGAGCCAACGGGGGCTTTCGTCTGGGTTCCTGTACCTGCTGACAACTTCCGGGCTATGGGCCGGCCCGGGTGCTACGCCAGCTTCGCTCGTCCTGAAGCCGTCGAGGACATAACGCTGTCTTCCTGGTTGGCCTCGTCGCGGTCTGGAAGACACCAAAGATCGCCGAAGCATCGCTGTGGAACATGAAAGCTCTCGCTCTAGGAATCATGAAGGGTGGTACCATCCGCATCGGCTGGAAGGGTACCCACCTCACGATGGGCCGGACAGCAGAAAGCCCCCTTGATTCCTAAACCAGGAAGCCAGCGGTGGCATTTGTCCCAGTGCTAGCACCTGCTGAACGCTTTCTCCACTGTGTTCGCCACCGTGTATCGCTTCAGTGCCACAACAACGTTGGCGCGGGCGCTCTTGGCGGAACGGGCCAGATGTCAATGGCCTTCTGATCATTGCCACAGGGAACGTCCTGAAGCCGCCGGACTACATAGTGGCTGCCTGTCTTGTGGGCCTTGTCACAGTCGGGAAAGTGCCGGAGACCGCCCGAGCACCGCGGCGGAACATGAAAATTTTCCGCGATCACGAAAGCAACCCTGCCCCGCCTCGGCTGGAAGAGTAGTTCATGGCATGATGATCGTCGACTGCAGAAAGCCCCCGTTGGTTCCTGAACCAGGAACCAACGGGGGGCTTTCTTGGGCTGAGCTACTTCGTGCTGTGAGCTCGGGGGCGTGCGGGGCGCTCCGTGCCCCAAGCGGCTGCCTTCTCGTACGCTTGCGCGGCGCGGAGCACTTTGCGGTCCGCGTGGCGTGGGCCGACGATTTGCAGCCCCGCGGGCAATCCTGCTTCCGTGAAGCCGCAAGGGACGCTGATGGCGGGCTGCTGAGTCATATTGAACGGGTACGTGTACGGCGTCCAGCTGGTCCAGTTCGGAGAATGCCAGGCTTCAGGTGCATCCCTATCCCGGGGAAAGGCCGTTATGGGCAGTGTCGGGGTCAGCAGGAGATCGTAGGTCTCGTGAAACAAACCCATCTTCACTCCCAAATCCATCCGCACGGCGGTGGCGTCCAGGAAGTCCGAGGCAGTCAGATCGCCCTGTTCCTCAATGGAGCGGCGCAGCCCGGGATCCACCTTGGTGATGGCGTCCGGGCCGTAAGCCTCCAGGACCTTCGCCGCCCCGGCGAACCAAAGGACATGGAAGGCCTCAACGGGATCGTAAATACCCGGATCCACTTCCTCGATGATCGCGCCGGCGTTGGCCAGTACGTCAACTGCAGCCCTGACCAGCCGCTCGACTTCCGGATCGTTGGTGCCAAATCCCAGCGTGGGTGAAAACGCGATCCGCATGCCCTTCACGCCGTCATTAAGGCCCTCAAGGAAGGACCTGGCAGGCGTAGGAAGGGCTGACCAGTCACGTGCATCAAAGCCCGTAATGACGTCAAGCAGCAATGCCGTGTCTTCCACGGTGCGGGTCATGGGGCCTGCATGTGCCAAGGTGCCAAACGGACTGGCCGGGAACATGGGAACGAGGCCATATGTCGGCTTGATGGCAACCGTCCCGGTGAAGGCGGCCGGGATGCGGACAGAGCCCCCGCCATCAGTCCCGACGGACCAGGGGCCCATGCCCAGGCCAACGGCAGTGGCGCTGCCGCC
Encoded here:
- a CDS encoding maleate cis-trans isomerase, which produces MTTVGMLYPGHSAEDEYPYLESVLGKDVHLPVVHTSVGGPDEITTHEVQALLDLGKPERLLEGASEISRKYSPDAVMWACTSGSFVFGWEGAHQQVREIQDVIDVPTSSTSLAFAAALKHLGISRVSISATYPDDVSRHFVKLLGHQDIQVLDLASHDIASGEDAGELDHDGVIELARSANAPDAEAVLIPDTALHTVRWLNELESVLGKTVLTANQVTAWYGLRLAGRSVHSDQLGTLFRSS
- a CDS encoding GntR family transcriptional regulator — encoded protein: MKRGALDPVVQESTPAIIARRIREAIARGDFAPGIQLGEAELAKELGVSRGPLREAMQRLTQEGLLVSHRNRGLFVVTMDEDDFRDVYLARTAVEAAAISRVASTNPEGNAAKLMEAVHAMEDTADSPNSEAMTEADMSFHALLVELAGSPRLKRMHDTLLTETRMCLNALKSTYHTADRRIAEHKGIAEAISRGDADLAEKLMAEHMDDALMRLIP
- a CDS encoding MFS transporter; the encoded protein is MSNAQPHGAGNGAGAGFTGPDETSREGKKVLHRAIGASAMGNATEWFDYGVYAVAATYITANFFPGEGAMGTVWTLATFALSFLVRPLGGLFWGPLGDRIGRKRVLALTIILMAGSTFAIGLLPTHSMAGWLAPALLILLRMLQGFSTGGEYGGAATFMAEYAPDKKRGFYGSFLEFGTLGGFALGSLIVLLCSLILGNDAMTEWGWRLPFLIAGPMGIIGMYLRNKLEDTPVFRELEASGELEPATSTALKDLIRNYWRPMLIMAGLVIPLNLVNYTLLTYMPTYLEGTVGMDANTVLTLMFVGQLAMMLMIPLAGARSDKIGRKPMWFFSLTGLFVLAIPMYMIMANGFWFAMLGFAVLGLLYLPQLATISATFPAMFPTQVRYAGFAITYNVSTALFGGTAPMVNELLINATGNVLMPAFYMMAACLVGLVAVWKMPETAGTSLRNMKIPGIKKVHIPRRLEG
- a CDS encoding amidase — translated: MSDLTDLTAAELLAGYREGTISPVDATQAALDAIEAANKDVNAFVSVEAETALQEARESEGRWRKDQPLGPGDGVPTSIKDIFYTRGRPTLRGTNLINADAAWDQDAPCVARLRETGAVLIGKTTTPEFAWKGVTDSLRHGSTGNPRAAGLTSGGSSGGSATAVGLGMGPWSVGTDGGGSVRIPAAFTGTVAIKPTYGLVPMFPASPFGTLAHAGPMTRTVEDTALLLDVITGFDARDWSALPTPARSFLEGLNDGVKGMRIAFSPTLGFGTNDPEVERLVRAAVDVLANAGAIIEEVDPGIYDPVEAFHVLWFAGAAKVLEAYGPDAITKVDPGLRRSIEEQGDLTASDFLDATAVRMDLGVKMGLFHETYDLLLTPTLPITAFPRDRDAPEAWHSPNWTSWTPYTYPFNMTQQPAISVPCGFTEAGLPAGLQIVGPRHADRKVLRAAQAYEKAAAWGTERPARPRAHSTK